A window of the Serinus canaria isolate serCan28SL12 chromosome 20, serCan2020, whole genome shotgun sequence genome harbors these coding sequences:
- the CSNK2A1 gene encoding casein kinase II subunit alpha — MSGPVPSRARVYTDVNTHRPREYWDYESHVVEWGNQDDYQLVRKLGRGKYSEVFEAINITNNEKVVVKILKPVKKKKIKREIKILENLRGGPNIITLADIVKDPVSRTPALVFEHVNNTDFKQLYQTLTDYDIRFYMYEILKALDYCHSMGIMHRDVKPHNVMIDHEHRKLRLIDWGLAEFYHPGQEYNVRVASRYFKGPELLVDYQMYDYSLDMWSLGCMLASMIFRKEPFFHGHDNYDQLVRIAKVLGTEDLYDYIDKYNIELDPRFNDILGRHSRKRWERFVHSENQHLVSPEALDFLDKLLRYDHQSRLTAREAMEHPYFYPIVKDQARMGSSNMPGGSTPVSSASMMSGISSVPTPSPLGPLAGSPVISATTTLGMPVPAAAGAQQ; from the exons AAATCAAGATGACTACCAGCTAGTTCGAAAATTAGGCCGAGGCAAATACAGTGAAGTATTTGAAGCCATCAACATTACAAATAACGAAAAAGTAGTTGTTAAAATTCTCAAG CCtgttaaaaagaagaaaatcaagcGTGAAATCAAGATCTTAGAGAACTTGCGAGGCGGTCCCAATATAATCACTCTTGCAGATATAGTAAAAGATCCTGTG tctCGAACACCTGCTCTGGTTTTTGAACATGTAAACAACACAGACTTTAAG CAATTATACCAGACATTAACAGATTATGATATTCGATTCTACATGTATGAGATTTTGAAG GCTCTAGATTACTGCCATAGCATGGGAATCATGCACAGAGATGTCAAACCTCACAATGTCATGATTGACCATGAGCACAGAAAG CTTAGACTAATAGACTGGGGTTTGGCTGAATTCTATCACCCTGGCCAAGAGTACAATGTCAGAGTGGCTTCCAGATATTTCAAAGGACCTGAACTTCTTGTAGATTATCAG ATGTATGATTACAGTCTGGATATGTGGAGCTTGGGTTGCATGTTGGCTAGTATGATATTCCGAAAGGAGCCATTTTTCCATGGCCATGACAACTATGATCAG CTGGTGAGGATAGCAAAGGTTCTGGGGACAGAAGATCTGTATGACTACATTGACAAATACAACATTGAGCTGGATCCACGTTTCAATGACATTTTGGGCAG acaCTCCCGTAAGCGATGGGAGCGCTTTGTCCACAGTGAGAACCAACACCTGGTGAGTCCAGAAGCTCTGGATTTCTTAGACAAGCTGCTGCGATATGATCACCAGTCACGACTCACAGCAAGAGAAGCCATGGAACACCCCTACTTCT ACCCCATTGTGAAAGACCAGGCTCGGATGGGCTCGTCCAACATGCCGGGTGGCAGCACTCCTGTCAGCAGTGCGAGCATGATGTCAG GGATTTCTTCAGTGCCAACACCTTCACCCCTTGGACCTCTAGCAGGCTCACCTGTCATCTCTGCCACCACCACCCTGGGGATGCCggttccagctgctgcaggcgCCCAGCAGTAG